In a single window of the Cucumis melo cultivar AY chromosome 11, USDA_Cmelo_AY_1.0, whole genome shotgun sequence genome:
- the LOC103503037 gene encoding transcription factor FER-LIKE IRON DEFICIENCY-INDUCED TRANSCRIPTION FACTOR, with protein MEQFGRHLMTDINDQFELQDFIHGDNFDRYVNLIRGGNETPIFNNNFDLDFVNGCLIEDRVVDQSLEYIVDSNMVMNSDPNSLFSTLESFNSIMKEVENEDEDEDEDENESVENSSSTTSKKPKADRTRTLISERRRRGRMKEKLYALRSLVPNITKMDKASIVGDAVLYVKELQMQAKKLKAEISVLESSINETQKIHRDQTKKKIIQTSYSDQFLPTKIIQLDVFQVEERGFYLRLVCKMGERVAMSLYKVLESLTNFIIQSSNLASASDRFILTATINVRDCEVDMNLPNLKLWLTGALLNHGFEF; from the exons ATGGAGCAATTTGGGAGGCATTTAATGACGGACATCAACGATCAATTTGAGCTCCAAGATTTCATCCATGGCGACAACTTTGATCGATATGTGAATCTGATTCGTGGAGGGAACGAAACTCCGATATTCAATAATAACTTTGATCTCGATTTTGTGAACGGTTGCTTGATCGAGGATCGTGTGGTGGATCAAAGCTTGGAATACATTGTAGATTCGAATATGGTGATGAATTCTGATCCAAATTCTCTGTTTAGTACATTGGAGAGTTTCAATAGCATCATGAAAGAAGTTGAAAACGAAGACGAAGACGAAGACGAGGACGAAAACGAGTCTGTAGAGAACTCTTCTTCAACAACTTCAAAGAAACCTAAGGCAGATAGAACAAGAACTTTGATttctgaaagaagaagaagaggaagaatgAAGGAAAAGCTTTATGCATTGCGTTCATTGGTTCCAAATATAACTAAG ATGGACAAAGCTTCCATTGTTGGAGATGCAGTGTTATATGTGAAAGAGCTACAAATGCAAGCCAAGAAGCTCAAAGCAGAGATATCAGTTTTGGAATCCTCAATCAATGAAACACAAAAAATTCATAGAGAtcaaaccaaaaagaaaatcattcaAACTTCATATTCTGACCAATTCCTCCCCACCAAAATAATTCAG CTGGATGTGTTTCAAGtagaggaaagagggttttatTTGAGGCTAGTTTGCAAGATGGGTGAAAGAGTGGCCATGTCTCTTTACAAAGTTCTTGAATCTCTCACCAACTTCATTATTCAAAGCTCCAATTTGGCTTCTGCTTCTGACAGATTCATTCTCACTGCTACAATTAAT GTGAGAGATTGTGAGGTGGACATGAATTTGCCAAATCTGAAGCTTTGGCTAACTGGGGCACTTCTTAACCATGGATTTGAGTTTTAA
- the LOC103503038 gene encoding uncharacterized protein LOC103503038, translating to MDVPNSSSVRVLIRPPPLSTPTSSSSSPSPTPLPPHSALPEPSTSFSPSLPSPSLPRFSDTVVVVGFIGRRPDDSIQLINRVIDSNVFGSGKLDKKLDVEKEEVREWFKRRRISYYHEEERGILFLQFSSHRSSVFDAEAGYDSEIQEHDFGDLQGMLFMFSVCHVIIYIQEGSRFDTSILKKFRALQSAKHVLTPFVKSRATPPLPSRLQSSSASRSVASAPVSNNSSPIRSGSILTRNASGISVMSGLGSYTSLFPGQCTPVILFIFVDDFLDGPMISSNVEGIETTSLNQSPSSDSISRPNVPVKGSGSVVVLARPVSKSEGGFRKKLQSSLEAQIRFLIKKCRTLTGSDTSHAGSRGGGASSSAPLFSLDASKAVVLVDRSANNTAESLEFATSLVEDVLNGKTTSDSLLLESLGQSASKEDIVSLKEFIYRQSDILRGRGGMVHSASSGSAGGVGMVAVAAAAAAASVASGKTFTTPELPSMEIWLSSSQQILQGILSAKGGCIDEVEISKRKPRHRHIHSASIEGNALKGMDPLDIAVSWLESGKGLNMKFSTSWCERALPAAKEVYLRELPACYPTSQHEAHLEKALLAFHSMVKGPAVQHFAKRLEEECKSIWNSGRQLCDAISLTGKPCMHQRHSTENGDSPLETMPKNHSSGYVFLHACACGRSRRLRSDPFDFESANVTFNRFADCDNFLPVVQFPGVSMTGPIQPSSWTLIRVGGAKYYDPSKGLLQSGFCLTQKFLLKWKISTRIRKTPIDFTDNIMLHGSLIKSLVDPKVEPNVNVNTKMADVAQLKARDLQPGINNERNFTGNTKAEDKKSTSGRILPNFTLRKPFSEVVAGSSGVDVRFPPLQQRKHSSSDIDKRIKQSKVVNSHERGYVTVDNLGSRNLENVIKLSKNSNEISNNEHSDSDAFLQVGTNVVPMNANSLEKTKNPLLKQTLVYIGFEHECPHGHRFLLNPDHLKELGSSFATIKESHTPAQGAECNMVDPLKYGKNDRHGKARDSVSVANATGSSKERSLDKLKDAVSGGNMYSDDQSNNIRRMTANNLTSVSATVSNSMKDLEKGVKSIGSEDNGSGFSMLNRDLPIFMNCPHCKLSKNEKDPPNVKFSGTISQLQRIFMVTPPFPIVLATHPVIQFEESCLPLSVPGRQQKLQFTFGCQVVLPPESFLTLRLPFVYGVQLEDGSFHPLNPLQHQPEATAWIIGGTTLQILSKSGNLDEGSQT from the exons ATGGACGTACCCAATTCCTCCTCTGTCCGAGTACTTATCCGGCCGCCACCATTATCAACTCCcacttcctcttcctcttcacctTCCCCAACTCCTCTCCCTCCTCATTCTGCTTTACCGGAACCCTCTACTTCGTTTTCTCCTTCCTTGCCTTCGCCATCCCTTCCTCGCTTTTCCGACACTGTCGTTGTCGTCGGTTTCATTGGAAGGAGACCTGATGATTCGATTCAACTCATCAATCGGGTTATTGATTCCAATGTCTTTGGGTCCGGTAAATTGGATAAGAAATTAGATGTCGAGAAAGAGGAAGTTCGAGAATGGTTCAAGCGGCGAAGAATTAGTTATTACCACGAGGAGGAAAGGGGCATTCTCTTTTTGCAATTTTCTTCCCACAGGAGCTCCGTGTTTGATGCCGAAGCAGGTTATGATTCGGAGATTCAAGAGCATGATTTTGGCGATCTTCAGGGAATGCTTTTTATGTTCTCT GTTTGCCATGTAATCATATATATTCAGGAGGGGTCGCGGTTTGATACTAGTATTTTGAAAAAGTTTAGAGCTTTACAATCTGCTAAGCATGTTTTAACTCCATTTGTAAAATCTCGGGCTACACCACCATTGCCATCTAGGCTGCAGTCTTCATCTGCCTCACGGTCTGTTGCTTCAGCACCTGTGTCTAATAATTCTTCTCCAATTAGAAGTGGTTCTATCTTAACACGCAATGCCTCTGGCATCTCTGTAATGTCGGGTTTAGGTTCTTATACCTCATTGTTTCCTGGGCAGTGTACTCCAGTCATACTTTTTATTTTCGTTGATGACTTCTTAGATGGCCCAATGATTAGTTCCAATGTGGAGGGAATAGAAACAACATCACTTAATCAGTCTCCAAGTTCAGACAGTATATCTAGGCCAAATGTGCCAGTTAAAGGTTCTGGATCTGTAGTTGTGCTTGCCCGTCCTGTGAGCAAATCAGAAGGTGGTTTCAGGAAGAAATTGCAATCATCTCTTGAAGCACAAATTCGTTTTCTAATCAAGAAATGTCGAACGCTTACTGGTTCTGACACCAGTCATGCTGGGTCTAGAGGTGGAGGCGCCTCAAGTTCTGCACCTTTGTTTTCACTTGATGCATCAAAAGCTGTTGTTCTGGTGGATAGGTCTGCAAATAATACAGCCGAGTCTCTGGAGTTCGCCACGAGCCTTGTGGAAGATGTTTTGAATGGAAAAACTACTTCTGATTCTCTTCTTCTTGAAAGTCTTGGCCAAAGTGCTAGCAAAGAGGATATAGTGTCTCTGAAGGAATTTATTTATCGACAGTCTGATATTCTAAGGGGTAGAGGTGGGATGGTTCATAGTGCAAGCAGTGGTTCAGCTGGTGGGGTTGGCATGGTTGCTGTTGCAGCTGCTGCAGCTGCGGCATCAGTCGCATCTGGAAAAACCTTTACTACTCCTGAACTTCCAAGTATGGAAATTTGGTTGTCTTCAAGTCAACAAATTCTCCAGGGAATTCTCTCTGCAAAAGGTGGTTGCATAGATGAAGTGGAAATTAGTAAACGAAAACCACGTCATCGGCACATTCATTCTGCATCGATTGAGGGAAATGCTTTGAAGGGTATGGATCCTTTAGATATTGCTGTATCTTGGTTGGAAAGTGGTAAAGGTTTAAATATGAAGTTTTCAACTTCATGGTGTGAAAGAGCATTACCAGCTGCAAAGGAGGTTTATCTAAGAGAATTACCTGCGTGTTACCCTACATCACAGCATGAAGCCCACCTGGAGAAGGCTTTACTTGCTTTCCATTCAATGGTTAAGGGACCTGCAGTGCAACATTTCGCAAAAAGGTTGGAGGAAGAATGCAAATCTATTTGGAATTCTGGGAGGCAACTATGTGATGCCATTAGTCTGACTGGAAAACCATGTATGCATCAGAGACATAGCACTGAGAATGGAGATTCGCCTTTAGAAACCATGCCAAAAAATCATTCAAGTGGATATGTCTTCCTACATGCTTGTGCTTGTGGCCGTTCACGACGACTACGATCCGATCCTTTTGATTTTGAATCAGCAAATGTTACTTTCAACCGTTTTGCTGACTGTGACAATTTTCTTCCAGTTGTACAGTTCCCAGGAGTAAGCATGACAGGACCCATTCAACCATCATCATGGACTCTGATTCGAGTTGGTGGTGCAAAGTACTACGATCCTTCAAAAGGTTTGCTCCAGAGTGGATTTTGTCTGACTCAAAAGTTCCTACTCAAATGGAAAATTAGTACTCGAATCAGGAAGACTCCAATCGATTTTACAGATAATATAATGTTGCATGGTTCCTTAATTAAGTCACTCGTAGACCCTAAGGTTGAACCTAATGTAAATGTAAACACGAAGATGGCAGATGTAGCACAACTGAAGGCTAGGGATTTACAGCCTGGAATCAATAATGAAAGAAATTTCACAGGTAACACTAAAGCTGAAGATAAAAAAAGCACAAGCGGTAGAATCCTTCCCAACTTTACCCTACGGAAACCTTTTTCTGAGGTTGTGGCTGGATCGTCAGGTGTAGATGTTCGATTTCCACCTCTCCAGCAGAGGAAACATTCTTCATCAGATATTGATAAGCGTATCAAGCAAAGTAAGGTTGTTAATAGTCACGAACGAGGCTATGTTACTGTTGATAACCTTGGCTCAAGGAACTTGGAAAATGTTATTAAGCTTTCAAAAAACTCAAATGAGATTAGCAACAATGAGCATTCAGATAGCGATGCCTTTCTACAGGTAGGTACTAATGTAGTTCCAATGAATGCTAATAGTcttgaaaaaactaaaaacccTCTTCTGAAGCAAACACTTGTATATATTGGCTTTGAACATGAGTGCCCTCATGGGCACCGCTTCCTACTAAATCCTGACCATCTTAAGGAACTTGGATCGTCTTTTGCCACAATTAAAGAATCTCATACTCCTGCACAAGGTGCTGAATGCAATATGGTTGATCCTCTGAAATATGGTAAAAACGATCGTCATGGTAAAGCTCGTGATAGTGTTAGTGTAGCAAATGCTACTGGCTCAAGTAAGGAAAGAAGTTTAGATAAGTTAAAGGATGCAGTTAGTGGTGGTAACATGTATTCAGATGACCAGTCAAACAACATTAGAAGAATGACAGCAAACAATCTGACATCTGTTAGTGCAACAGTCTCCAATTCTATGAAGGACCTAGAAAAAGGTGTTAAGTCTATTGGCAGTGAGGACAATGGATCTGGTTTCTCCATGTTGAACCGAGACCTACCAATTTTCATGAACTGCCCACATTGCAAGCTctcaaagaatgaaaaagatCCCCCAAATGTTAAGTTCTCTGGCACAATATCTCAACTTCAAAGGATTTTCATG GTGACACCTCCCTTCCCAATAGTTTTGGCTACCCATCCAGTGATACAATTTGAG GAGTCGTGTCTGCCCCTTTCTGTTCCAGGAAGGCAGCAGAAACTACAGTTCACATTTGGATGCCAAGTGGTCTTGCCCCCCGAGAGTTTTCTGACACTTCGGCTTCCATTTGTCTATGGGGTGCAACTTGAGGATGGAAGTTTTCACCCTCTTAACCCTCTTCAACATCAACCTGAAGCGACTGCATGGATTATTGGGGGCACAACATTGCAGATCCTGTCAAAGTCTGGCAATCTAGATGAGGGATCTCAAACATAA
- the LOC103503040 gene encoding superoxide dismutase [Cu-Zn], chloroplastic isoform X2: MQAVLAAMAAQSLLSVSLSNYIALPPFSNSSSSLSLTSSFHGASLKLPRHSLSLAASVAPKPLAVVAASKKAVAVLKGTSDVEGVVTLTQEDDGPTSVNVRITGLTPGPHGFHLHEFGDTTNGCISTGAHFNPNKLTHGAPEDEIRHAGDLGNIIANADGVAEATIVDNQIPLSGPNSVVGRAFVVHELADDLGKGHELSLTTGNAGGRLACGVVGLTPV; the protein is encoded by the exons ATGCAAGCAGTTCTTGCAGCTATGGCCGCACAATCCCTTCTCTCTGTTTCCCTTTCCAACTACATCGCATTGCCCCCATTCTCCAATTCTTCCTCTTCTCTTTCTCTCACCTCTTCTTTCCATGGCGCCTCTCTCAAACTCCCTCGCCACTCCCTCTCCCTCGCCGCCTCCGTTGCCCCCAAACCCCTTGCCGTCGTTGCCGCCTCCAAGAAAGCTGTCGCTGTCCTCAAGGGAACTTCCGACGTTGAAGGCGTTGTCACGCTCACCCAAGAAGACGATG GTCCAACATCAGTCAATGTGCGTATTACCGGGCTCACCCCAGGTCCTCATGGATTCCATCTT CATGAATTTGGAGACACAACAAATGGATGCATTTCTACAG GAGCACATTTCAATCCTAACAAGTTAACGCATGGTGCTCCTGAGGACGAAATCCGACATGCGGGTGACCTGGGAAACATAATTGCCAATGCTGATG GAGTAGCAGAGGCAACCATTGTAGATAACCAG ATTCCTCTTAGCGGCCCCAATTCTGTAGTTGGAAGAGCCTTTGTGGTACATGAGCTTGCGGATGATCTAGGAAAAG GTCATGAACTCAGTTTAACCACTGGCAATGCGGGTGGAAGATTGGCATGTG GTGTTGTCGGTCTGACTCCTGTGTGA
- the LOC103503040 gene encoding superoxide dismutase [Cu-Zn], chloroplastic isoform X1: MQAVLAAMAAQSLLSVSLSNYIALPPFSNSSSSLSLTSSFHGASLKLPRHSLSLAASVAPKPLAVVAASKKAVAVLKGTSDVEGVVTLTQEDDGPTSVNVRITGLTPGPHGFHLHEFGDTTNGCISTGAHFNPNKLTHGAPEDEIRHAGDLGNIIANADGVAEATIVDNQIPLSGPNSVVGRAFVVHELADDLGKGGHELSLTTGNAGGRLACGVVGLTPV; encoded by the exons ATGCAAGCAGTTCTTGCAGCTATGGCCGCACAATCCCTTCTCTCTGTTTCCCTTTCCAACTACATCGCATTGCCCCCATTCTCCAATTCTTCCTCTTCTCTTTCTCTCACCTCTTCTTTCCATGGCGCCTCTCTCAAACTCCCTCGCCACTCCCTCTCCCTCGCCGCCTCCGTTGCCCCCAAACCCCTTGCCGTCGTTGCCGCCTCCAAGAAAGCTGTCGCTGTCCTCAAGGGAACTTCCGACGTTGAAGGCGTTGTCACGCTCACCCAAGAAGACGATG GTCCAACATCAGTCAATGTGCGTATTACCGGGCTCACCCCAGGTCCTCATGGATTCCATCTT CATGAATTTGGAGACACAACAAATGGATGCATTTCTACAG GAGCACATTTCAATCCTAACAAGTTAACGCATGGTGCTCCTGAGGACGAAATCCGACATGCGGGTGACCTGGGAAACATAATTGCCAATGCTGATG GAGTAGCAGAGGCAACCATTGTAGATAACCAG ATTCCTCTTAGCGGCCCCAATTCTGTAGTTGGAAGAGCCTTTGTGGTACATGAGCTTGCGGATGATCTAGGAAAAG GAGGTCATGAACTCAGTTTAACCACTGGCAATGCGGGTGGAAGATTGGCATGTG GTGTTGTCGGTCTGACTCCTGTGTGA
- the LOC103503040 gene encoding superoxide dismutase [Cu-Zn], chloroplastic isoform X3, with the protein MAPLSNSLATPSPSPPPLPPNPLPSLPPPRKLSLSSRELPTLKALSRSPKKTMVCPTSVNVRITGLTPGPHGFHLHEFGDTTNGCISTGAHFNPNKLTHGAPEDEIRHAGDLGNIIANADGVAEATIVDNQIPLSGPNSVVGRAFVVHELADDLGKGGHELSLTTGNAGGRLACGVVGLTPV; encoded by the exons ATGGCGCCTCTCTCAAACTCCCTCGCCACTCCCTCTCCCTCGCCGCCTCCGTTGCCCCCAAACCCCTTGCCGTCGTTGCCGCCTCCAAGAAAGCTGTCGCTGTCCTCAAGGGAACTTCCGACGTTGAAGGCGTTGTCACGCTCACCCAAGAAGACGATGGTCT GTCCAACATCAGTCAATGTGCGTATTACCGGGCTCACCCCAGGTCCTCATGGATTCCATCTT CATGAATTTGGAGACACAACAAATGGATGCATTTCTACAG GAGCACATTTCAATCCTAACAAGTTAACGCATGGTGCTCCTGAGGACGAAATCCGACATGCGGGTGACCTGGGAAACATAATTGCCAATGCTGATG GAGTAGCAGAGGCAACCATTGTAGATAACCAG ATTCCTCTTAGCGGCCCCAATTCTGTAGTTGGAAGAGCCTTTGTGGTACATGAGCTTGCGGATGATCTAGGAAAAG GAGGTCATGAACTCAGTTTAACCACTGGCAATGCGGGTGGAAGATTGGCATGTG GTGTTGTCGGTCTGACTCCTGTGTGA
- the LOC103503040 gene encoding superoxide dismutase [Cu-Zn], chloroplastic isoform X4, with protein sequence MAPLSNSLATPSPSPPPLPPNPLPSLPPPRKLSLSSRELPTLKALSRSPKKTMVCPTSVNVRITGLTPGPHGFHLHEFGDTTNGCISTGAHFNPNKLTHGAPEDEIRHAGDLGNIIANADGVAEATIVDNQIPLSGPNSVVGRAFVVHELADDLGKGHELSLTTGNAGGRLACGVVGLTPV encoded by the exons ATGGCGCCTCTCTCAAACTCCCTCGCCACTCCCTCTCCCTCGCCGCCTCCGTTGCCCCCAAACCCCTTGCCGTCGTTGCCGCCTCCAAGAAAGCTGTCGCTGTCCTCAAGGGAACTTCCGACGTTGAAGGCGTTGTCACGCTCACCCAAGAAGACGATGGTCT GTCCAACATCAGTCAATGTGCGTATTACCGGGCTCACCCCAGGTCCTCATGGATTCCATCTT CATGAATTTGGAGACACAACAAATGGATGCATTTCTACAG GAGCACATTTCAATCCTAACAAGTTAACGCATGGTGCTCCTGAGGACGAAATCCGACATGCGGGTGACCTGGGAAACATAATTGCCAATGCTGATG GAGTAGCAGAGGCAACCATTGTAGATAACCAG ATTCCTCTTAGCGGCCCCAATTCTGTAGTTGGAAGAGCCTTTGTGGTACATGAGCTTGCGGATGATCTAGGAAAAG GTCATGAACTCAGTTTAACCACTGGCAATGCGGGTGGAAGATTGGCATGTG GTGTTGTCGGTCTGACTCCTGTGTGA
- the LOC103504378 gene encoding zinc finger protein ZAT5-like, giving the protein METPDEFMPSNHQIHSILSLKRRRRNKRLRLLSSPPDTTSSSSCGGTDEFPAPSSSISGGDTNNNNNSLLLHHHHHDDYHEISTEEEEDMANCLILLAQGDSAHRRPTQNFPHPLKINPKTSFNFEMAKTTAGFYVYECKTCNRTFPSFQALGGHRASHKKPKTTMVTALEDQPEEPQLIKIAASPVQIPTKTVTAGTNYQTHKGGKVHECSICGLEFTSGQALGGHMRRHRATTTAMSSAQQVVVATNTEEDNNNTNHHRHRSNSDERKERNILELDLNLPAPEEDLRETKFQFTATPQTIVFSSPTLVDCHY; this is encoded by the coding sequence ATGGAAACCCCAGACGAGTTTATGCCTTCAAACCATCAAATCCATTCTATTCTTTCCCTTAAACGCCGCCGCCGTAACAAGCGTTTACGCCTCCTTTCTTCCCCTCCCGATACCACTTCTTCCTCCTCTTGCGGCGGCACCGACGAATTCCCCGCCCCTTCCTCTTCCATCTCCGGCGGCGACaccaataataacaataatagtctccttcttcatcatcatcatcatgaCGATTATCATGAAATCAGTactgaagaggaagaagatatGGCTAATTGCTTGATTCTTTTAGCTCAAGGAGATTCCGCCCACCGCCGCCCAACCCAAAATTTTCCACACCCTCTCAAAATTAATCCCAAGACATCATTCAATTTTGAGATGGCTAAAACCACCGCTGGATTTTATGTTTACGAGTGTAAGACTTGTAATCGGACTTTCCCTTCCTTTCAAGCCCTCGGCGGCCACCGCGCTAGCCATAAGAAGCCTAAGACCACGATGGTCACCGCCCTGGAGGATCAACCAGAAGAGCCACAATTGATCAAAATTGCGGCATCTCCCGTACAAATTCCAACCAAAACGGTGACTGCAGGAACGAATTATCAAACCCACAAGGGCGGAAAAGTACACGAGTGCTCTATATGTGGATTGGAATTCACTTCAGGTCAAGCATTGGGAGGACATATGAGGAGACATAGAGCTACAACAACCGCCATGTCAAGCGCACAACAAGTAGTCGTGGCTACGAACACGGAGGAGGATAACAATAATACTAATCATCATCGTCATCGTAGTAATTCCGATGAGAGGAAGGAAAGAAACATTCTAGAATTGGATCTGAATTTACCGGCGCCGGAGGAAGATCTCCGAGAGACAAAGTTTCAATTTACGGCAACTCCACAAACAATCGTCTTCTCATCACCAACACTTGTTGATTGTCAttattga